One window of Paroedura picta isolate Pp20150507F chromosome 2, Ppicta_v3.0, whole genome shotgun sequence genomic DNA carries:
- the LOC143830925 gene encoding uncharacterized protein LOC143830925 isoform X5 encodes MDGSEPTLDKIILGSEEILDVEEQKQNEEISENNNEIPNQECGDTGPGVEEEPPRRTLSSKDVLDQSLQTDSKVSIFRRKDFMEQSQQTDISGSATSLRKQSRCSSHRVLGQESRRSSQQSVGHQMTHSHKSSRAQSEQEMILPEDTEMVQELRYRNEQLKGQEPHHTGRQLEKPDSQQPEEKESQGVTQQEQRWESRHASLQSIGYQSLKSRKNSQGQTLNDDVEEEAMWISEKTGIKMVCKAQQTDRVYGLISLSEILHLFRQETETSRISDKETSNNEAAIISSAVQETHRSSQQLEKEDLSRGSQQPVVQESRHSIQQTEEPELRRGSQQPVVQDSHHSIQQTEEQEPQRGSQQPVEQESRHSIQQTEEQEPRRGSQQPVGQESHHSIQQTEGQKSQHGSQQLLVQESRHSIQQTEEQEPRRGSQQPVGQESRHSIQQTEGQKSQHGSQQLLVQESRHSIQQTEGQEPRRGSQQPVGQESRHSIQQTEGQKSQHGSQQLLVQQSRHSIQQTKECESRRGSQQPAIQESHHSIQQREEQEPRRGSQEPVGQESHHSIQQTEGRKSRHGSQQPVVQESRHSIQQTERRESRHGSQQATVQESRHSIQQTEEQEPRHGSQPVGQESRHSIQQTGQESRRGSQQPAGQESHHSIQQSERQESRHGSQQPAVQESRYSIQQLEELESRHGGKFPEGQDSRCNVQQLEGQEVRLGSQGVELQESQCSIPKPQKQISQLAIQDSHHSIQQVEQKESRITSQPLIGQESYHSIQLKSEEQKIKQHRKVRKSKIDCAQQTDSAESLRKTLLEKDLQTDVPANSKISTTVGLQGSHHSQQHGPGGFNLVNLSVQLEDTCSPIQQPEIREICLGPLPREPQDLESKLNEIQEHHRGSLPSKFPESYHGTREYELQDFRQSSLPLVLQDSRRSSKYNPQVQVDSSQQGYKIPEEDPFYDTHQTVTQESQGGSHQPLGTEYKREDENEPQIPIAPKSEQVQQKRKASFGQQTHSIISIERTTWLNRRTGILMKNQSQQTIDSWLQNYRAKKQLSKKTVSKTGELEDQKSIQRTNQEPTTSESRRDSQQLTAFDSEKRSEQPIVPESQRDTQEFTEPESQRESKQPTAPESRRGSKQPTTPESRRGSQQPTATEFRRQSAQPIAPESRRGSKEFTAPESRRGSQQFTAAESRKGSKEFTAPESQRENEQPIAPESRRGSQQFTAAESRRGSKEFTAPESQRENEQPIAPESRRGSQQFTTAESRRGSKEFTAPESRRGSQQFTVPESRRGSKEFTAPESQRENEQPIAPESRRGSGQPTAPESQRGSQQFTAAESRRGSKEFTAPESRKGSQPFTVPESRRESKEFTAPESQRENELPTAPESRKGSEQPTAPESRKGSEQPTGPESRKGSEQPTAPESRKGSEQPTGPESRKGSEQPTAPESRRGSQQFTAAESRRGSKEFTAPESQRENEQPIAPESRRGSQQFTAAESRRGSKEFTAPESQRENEQPIAPESRRGSQQFTTAESRRGSKEFTAPESRKGSEQPTASESRRQSEQPTTTESRRGSQPFTAAESRRGSKECTASESERKNEQPIVPESRKGSEQPTTTESRGGSQQFTTPKSCKGSKEFISPESRRGSEQPTAPESRRRSKEFAAPESQRVSEQPISPEPRRGSQQPTASESRRESGQPPTPESQRESGQPPTPESRRESGQPPTPESQRESGQPPTPESQRESGQPPTPESQRESGQPPTPESQRGSGQATASEFRRDSEQPSNEQRLSHEPQNNSQQRLQEELKLGSEKEPQVPTPPETTQPKQKSSFSAKAQQTYSIISLEINTWINRRSGKLMTCSGQQTDRSWLQDYIAKKLKLTSKESLSKTAQPEVEKLKLSRPEADGKDSGGQQHGGQDESRTEGPSEASEDQGTVSLKDNGMQEGKPLPLEPLMSSQEDIVIQFRRQSLYKDVSKSPQSSQHAIVPLSQKSSQQVDVTQSQQGSKQAEKLESRRGSQQVDVAKSPRGSQQADVLESQRSSQQVELAKSPRGSQQADVLESQRSSQQVDVAKSPRGSQQADVLESRRSSQQVDVAKSPRGSQQADVLESRRSSQQVDVAKSPRGSQQADVLESRRSSQQVDVAKSPRGSQQADVLESRRSSQQVDVAKSPRGSQQADVLESRRSSQQVDVAKSPRGSQQADVLESRQSSQQVDVAKSPRGSQQADVLESRRSSQQVDVAKSPRGSQQADVLESRRSSQQVDVAKSPRGSQQADVLESRRSSQQVDVAKSPRGSQQADVLESRRSSQQVELAKSPRGSQQADVLESRRSSQQVDVAKSPRGSQQADVLESRRSSQQVELAKSPRGSQQADVLESRRSSQQVDVAKSPRGSQQADVLESRRSSQQVELAKSPRGSQQADVLESRRSSQQVDVAKSPRGSQQADVLESRRSGQQVDVAKSPRGSQQADVLESRRSSQQVDVAKSPRGSQQADVLESRRSGQQVDIQQSRQGSQPVDVPQSCLDSQSANILESRQDIQKVDMPQSQWSSQVGVNQEFPQRSQQPTDDEFPYRSNISTVESQIQQPGESESKGTLESLSYTEGEDEALQTYSIISLEDGIWLNRKTGKLLISHCQQTSVTSFLILGKAAREDYRDAAEEHSRSPKSDPEECEGPEAEMQPQSRCGSQVSSGQVSRHGSHPTQCNSSYHSLPPPWREDLQGPEEAEKVLCSTLSRATLASIGSSLTYVDAEEDFLPTYNTVSIAEGSWVNIKTGKMLISQCLQTEESSFHKPEDTFQVFRYTSYISEPDLSAVPDMGRRNSSLESL; translated from the exons ATGGATGGTTCTGAGCCCACTCTTGACAAGATAATCCTTGGGAGTGAAGAAATTCTAGACGTTGAGGAACAGAAACAAAATGAGGAGATCAGTGAGAATAACAATGAGATCCCAAACCAGGAATGTGGAGATACTGGCCCAGGGGTGGAGGAAGAACCCCCAAGGAGGACACTTTCTAGCAAAGACGTACTGGACCAATCCTTGCAGACAGATAGCAAAGTGAGCATTTTTAGGCGAAAAGATTTCATGGAACAAAGCCAGCAGACGGATATTTCTGGCAGCGCGACATCTCTTAGGAAGCAATCCCGCTGCAGCAGCCATCGGGTTCTAGGCCAGGAATCCCGCCGTAGTAGTCAGCAGTCCGTTGGCCACCAGATGACACACAGCCACAAGTCTTCCCGAGCACAGTCGGAACAGGAGATGATTTTGCCCGAAGACACTGAAATGGTGCAAGAACTTAGATATAGGAATGAACAGTTGAAGGGTCAGGAACCCCACCATACTGGTCGTCAGCTAGAGAAGCCTGACTCTCAGCAGCCCGAAGAAAAGGAATCTCAAGGGGTTACTCAACAAGAACAAAGGTGGGAATCTCGGCACGCCAGTCTGCAGTCCATTGGCTACCAGTCCCTGAAGAGCCGAAAAAATTCCCAAGGGCAAACCTTGAACGATGATGTAGAGGAGGAAGCAATGTGGATCAGCGAAAAAACAGGTATAAAAATGGTATGTAAGGCTCAACAAACAGATAGGGTATATGGACTGATATCactctctgaaattctgcatctTTTTAGACAAGAAACTGAAACAAGCAGAATTTCAGATAAAGAGACGTCTAATAATGAAGCAGCTATAATTTCATCTGCGGTACAAGAAACCCACCGTAGCAGCCAACAGCTAGAGAAAGAGGATTTAAGCCGTGGTAGCCAACAACCTGTGGTACAAGAGTCTCGCCATAGTATTCAACAGACAGAGGAACCGGAACTACGACGTGGTAGCCAACAACCTGTAGTACAAGACTCGCACCACAGTATTCAACAGACAGAGGAACAGGAACCACAACGTGGTAGCCAACAACCGGTAGAACAAGAGTCTCGCCACAGTATTCAACAGACAGAGGAACAGGAACCACGACGTGGTAGCCAACAACCTGTAGGACAAGAGTCTCACCATAGTATTCAACAGACAGAGGGACAAAAATCACAACATGGTAGTCAACAACTTTTGGTACAAGAGTCTCGCCACAGTATTCAACAGACAGAGGAACAGGAACCACGACGTGGTAGCCAACAACCTGTCGGACAAGAGTCTCGCCATAGTATTCAACAGACAGAGGGACAAAAATCACAACATGGTAGTCAACAACTTTTGGTACAAGAGTCTCGCCACAGTATTCAACAGACAGAGGGACAGGAACCACGACGTGGTAGCCAACAACCTGTAGGACAAGAGTCTCGCCATAGTATTCAACAGACAGAGGGACAAAAATCACAACATGGTAGTCAACAACTTTTGGTACAACAGTCTCGCCATAGTATTCAACAGACAAAGGAATGTGAATCACGACGTGGTAGCCAACAACCCGCAATACAAGAGTCTCACCACAGTATTCAACAAAGAGAGGAACAGGAACCACGACGTGGTAGTCAGGAACCTGTAGGACAAGAGTCTCACCACAGTATTCAACAGACAGAGGGTCGGAAATCACGACATGGTAGTCAACAACCTGTTGTTCAAGAATCTCGCCATAGTATTCAACAAACAGAGCGACGGGAATCACGACATGGTAGTCAACAAGCCACAGTACAAGAGTCTCGCCACAGTATTCAACAAACAGAGGAACAGGAACCACGAcacggtagtcaacctgtaggaCAAGAGTCTCGCCACAGTATTCAACAAACAGGGCAGGAATCACGACGTGGTAGCCAGCAACCTGCAGGACAAGAATCTCACCACAGTATTCAACAATCAGAGCGACAGGAATCACGACATGGTAGTCAACAACCTGCAGTTCAAGAGTCTCGCTACAGTATTCAGCAGCTGGAAGAGTTGGAATCAAGACATGGTGGTAAGTTTCCAGAAGGACAGGACTCTCGCTGTAATGTTCAGCAATTAGAAGGACAAGAAGTAAGACTTGGTAGTCAGGGCGTTGAGTTGCAAGAATCTCAATGCAGTATtccaaagccacaaaaacagataTCACAGCTGGCCATACAAGACTCTCATCATAGTATTCAACAGGTAGAGCAAAAAGAATCGAGGATTACCAGTCAACCACTAATAGGTCAGGAGTCTTACCACAGCATCCAATTAAAGTCGGAGGAACAAAAAATCAAGCAACATAGAAAAGTACGCAAAAGTAAAATAGATTGTGCTCAGCAGACAGACAGTGCTGAGAGTCTGAGAAAAACACTGTTAGAAAAAGATCTGCAGACAGACGTGCCAGCAAATTCTAAAATTAGTACAACAGTTGGATTGCAGGGTTCTCACCACAGCCAGCAGCATGGCCCAGGAGGATTCAATTTAGTGAATCTTTCAGTCCAATTGGAAGACACTTGCAGTCCTATCCAACAACCTGAAATCCGGGAAATCTGCCTTGGTCCCCTGCCACGGGAACCGCAAGACCTTGAAAGCAAACTGAATGAAATTCAAGAACACCACCGAGGCAGTCTTCCATCTAAATTTCCAGAATCCTACCATGGCACCAGGGAATATGAACTCCAAGACTTCCGTCAGAGTAGCCTTCCACTTGTATTGCAAGATTCCCGCCGTAGCAGCAAATACAATCCTCAGGTTCAAGTAGATAGCTCTCAGCAAGGATACAAGATACCTGAAGAAGACCCCTTTTATGATACTCACCAGACAGTGACACAGGAATCTCAGGGTGGCAGCCACCAGCCACTAGGAACCGAATACAAGAGGGAAGATGAAAATGAACCCCAGATCCCCATAGCTCCTAAAAGTGAGCAAGTCCAGCAAAAACGAAAAGCATCATTTGGTCAGCAGACACATAGTATTATCTCAATAGAAAGAACTACCTGGCTAAATAGAAGAACTGGTATATTAATGAAAAACCAAAGTCAACAGACTATAGATAGTTGGCTGCAGAATTATAGGGCAAAAAAACAACTTAGTAAGAAAACAGTATCAAAGACTGGAGAACTGGAGGATCAGAAGTCAATCCAGAGAACCAATCAAGAGCCTACTACATCTGAGTCCCGAAGAGACAGTCAACAACTCACTGCTTTTGATTCCGAGAAGAGGAGTGAACAGCCCATTGTACCCGAATCCCAGAGGGACACCCAAGAGTTTACAGAACCTGAGTCCCAGAGAGAGAGTAAACAGCCTACAGCACCCGAGTCCCGGAGAGGGAGTAAACAGCCAACCACACCTGAGTCCCGGAGAGGGAGCCAACAGCCTACTGCAACTGAATTCCGGAGACAGAGTGCACAGCCTATAGCACCCGAGTCCCGGAGAGGGAGCAAAGAATTTACAGCACCTGAGTCCCGGAGAGGGAGCCAACAGTTTACCGCAGCTGAGTCCCGGAAAGGGAGCAAAGAATTTACAGCACCTGAATCCCAGAGAGAGAACGAACAGCCAATAGCACCCGAGTCCCGGAGAGGGAGCCAACAGTTTACCGCAGCTGAGTCCCGGAGAGGGAGCAAAGAATTTACAGCACCTGAATCCCAGAGAGAGAACGAACAGCCAATAGCACCTGAGTCCCGGAGAGGGAGCCAACAGTTTACCACAGCTGAGTCCCGGAGAGGGAGCAAAGAATTTACAGCACCTGAGTCCCGGAGAGGGAGCCAACAGTTTACCGTACCCGAGTCCCGAAGAGGGAGCAAAGAATTTACAGCACCTGAATCCCAGAGAGAGAACGAACAGCCAATAGCACCCGAGTCCCGGAGAGGGAGTGGACAGCCTACAGCACCTGAGTCCCAGAGAGGGAGCCAACAGTTTACCGCAGCTGAGTCCCGGAGAGGGAGCAAAGAATTTACAGCACCTGAGTCCCGGAAAGGGAGCCAACCGTTTACCGTACCCGAGTCCCGAAGAGAGAGCAAAGAATTTACAGCACCTGAATCCCAGAGAGAGAACGAACTGCCAACAGCACCCGAGTCCCGGAAAGGCAGTGAACAGCCTACAGCACCCGAGTCCCGGAAAGGCAGTGAACAGCCTACAGGACCCGAGTCCCGGAAAGGCAGTGAACAGCCTACAGCACCCGAGTCCCGGAAAGGCAGTGAACAGCCTACAGGACCCGAGTCCCGGAAAGGCAGTGAACAGCCTACAGCACCCGAGTCCCGGAGAGGGAGCCAACAGTTTACCGCAGCTGAGTCCCGGAGAGGGAGCAAAGAATTTACAGCACCTGAATCCCAGAGAGAGAATGAACAGCCAATAGCACCCGAGTCCCGGAGAGGGAGCCAACAGTTTACCGCAGCCGAGTCCCGGAGAGGGAGCAAAGAATTTACAGCACCTGAATCCCAGAGAGAGAATGAACAGCCAATAGCACCCGAGTCCCGGAGAGGGAGCCAACAGTTTACCACAGCTGAGTCCCGGAGAGGGAGCAAAGAATTTACAGCAC CTGAGTCCCGGAAAGGGAGTGAACAGCCTACAGCATCCGAGTCCCGGAGACAGAGTGAACAGCCTACAACAACCGAGTCCCGGAGAGGGAGCCAACCGTTTACTGCAGCGGAGTCCCGGAGAGGGAGCAAAGAATGTACAGCATCTGAATCTGAGAGAAAGAACGAACAGCCAATAGTACCTGAGTCCCGGAAAGGGAGTGAACAACCTACAACAACCGAGTCCCGGGGAGGGAGCCAGCAGTTTACCACACCCAAGTCCTGCAAAGGGAGCAAAGAATTTATATCACCTGAGTCCCGGAGAGGGAGTGAACAGCCTACTGCACCTGAGTCCCGGAGAAGGAGCAAAGAATTTGCAGCTCCTGAATCCCAGAGAGTGAGTGAACAGCCAATATCACCTGAGCCTCGGAGAGGGAGCCAGCAACCAACAGCATCTGAGTCCCGGAGAGAGAGTGGACAACCTCCCACACCTGAGTCCCAGAGAGAGAGTGGACAACCTCCCACACCTGAGTCCCGGAGAGAGAGCGGACAACCTCCCACACCTGAGTCCCAGAGAGAGAGCGGACAACCTCCCACACCTGAGTCCCAGAGAGAGAGCGGACAACCTCCCACACCTGAGTCCCAGAGAGAGAGCGGACAACCTCCCACACCTGAGTCCCAGAGAGGGAGTGGACAGGCAACTGCATCTGAGTTCCGGAGAGACAGTGAGCAACCTAGTAATGAGCAACGATTAAGTCATGAACCCCAAAATAACAGCCAGCAGCGGCTACAAGAAGAATTGAAGTTGGGTTCTGAAAAAGAACCCCAAGTGCCAACTCCTCCTGAAACGACTCAGCCAAAACAGAAGTCCTCCTTTTCTGCAAAAGCTCAACAAACATATAGCATTATTTCTCTTGAGATAAATACTTGGATAAACAGAAGATCTGGCAAATTAATGACATGCAGCGGTCAACAGACGGATAGAAGTTGGCTTCAGGATTATATAGCAAAAAAACTAAAACTCACTTCAAAAGAAAGCCTATCAAAAACTGCTCAGCCTGAAGTAGAGAAGTTGAAACTTTCTAGGCCTGAGGCTGATGGAAAAGATTCTGGTGGTCAGCAACATGGAGGCCAGGATGAATCCCGCACTGAGGGCCCATCAGAGGCATCTGAAGACCAAGGAACAGTGTCTCTTAAGGATAATGGAATGCAAGAAGGGAAGCCGCTGCCTCTTGAACCATTAATGAGCAGCCAAGAGGACATTGTGATACAATTTCGAAGACAGAGCTTATACAAAGATGTGTCCAAGTCCCCGCAGAGCAGCCAGCATGCCATTGTGCCCCTTTCCCAGAAAAGCAGCCAACAGGTTGATGTGACCCAATCCCAGCAGGGCAGCAAACAAGCTGAGAAGCTTGAGTCCAGACGGGGAAGCCAACAGGTTGATGTGGCCAAGTCCCCGCGGGGCAGTCAACAGGCTGATGTGCTTGAGTCCCAACGGAGCAGCCAACAGGTAGAACTGGCCAAGTCCCCCCGGGGCAGTCAACAGGCTGATGTGCTTGAGTCCCAACGGAGCAGCCAACAGGTAGACGTGGCCAAGTCCCCGCGGGGCAGTCAACAGGCTGATGTGCTTGAGTCCCGACGGAGCAGCCAACAGGTAGACGTGGCCAAGTCCCCGCGGGGCAGTCAACAGGCTGATGTGCTTGAGTCCCGACGGAGCAGCCAACAGGTAGACGTGGCCAAGTCTCCAAGGGGCAGTCAACAGGCTGATGTGCTTGAGTCCCGACGGAGCAGCCAACAGGTAGACGTGGCCAAGTCTCCAAGGGGCAGTCAACAGGCTGATGTGCTTGAGTCCCGACGGAGCAGCCAACAGGTAGACGTGGCCAAGTCTCCAAGGGGCAGCCAACAGGCTGATGTGCTTGAGTCCCGACGGAGCAGCCAGCAGGTTGATGTGGCCAAGTCCCCCCGGGGCAGTCAACAGGCTGATGTGCTTGAGTCCCGACAGAGCAGCCAACAGGTAGACGTGGCCAAGTCCCCGCGGGGCAGTCAACAGGCTGATGTGCTTGAGTCCCGACGGAGCAGCCAACAGGTAGACGTGGCCAAGTCTCCAAGGGGCAGTCAACAGGCTGATGTGCTTGAGTCCCGACGGAGCAGCCAGCAGGTTGATGTGGCCAAGTCCCCCCGGGGCAGTCAACAGGCTGATGTGCTTGAGTCCCGACGGAGCAGCCAACAGGTAGACGTGGCCAAGTCCCCGCGGGGCAGTCAACAGGCTGATGTGCTTGAGTCCCGACGGAGCAGCCAGCAGGTAGAACTGGCCAAGTCCCCCCGGGGCAGTCAACAGGCTGATGTGCTTGAGTCCCGACGGAGCAGCCAACAGGTAGACGTGGCCAAGTCCCCCCGGGGCAGTCAACAGGCTGATGTGCTTGAGTCCCGACGGAGCAGCCAGCAGGTAGAACTGGCCAAGTCCCCCCGGGGCAGTCAACAGGCTGATGTGCTTGAGTCCCGACGGAGCAGCCAACAGGTAGACGTGGCCAAGTCCCCCCGGGGCAGTCAACAGGCTGATGTGCTTGAGTCCCGACGGAGCAGCCAGCAGGTAGAACTGGCCAAGTCCCCCCGGGGCAGTCAACAGGCTGATGTGCTTGAGTCCCGACGGAGCAGCCAACAGGTAGACGTGGCCAAGTCCCCCCGGGGCAGTCAACAGGCTGATGTGCTTGAGTCCCGACGGAGCGGCCAGCAGGTTGACGTGGCCAAGTCCCCCCGGGGCAGTCAACAGGCTGATGTGCTTGAGTCCCGACGGAGCAGCCAGCAGGTAGACGTAGCCAAGTCCCCCCGGGGCAGCCAACAGGCTGATGTGCTTGAGTCCCGACGGAGCGGCCAACAGGTTGATATACAGCAGTCCCGGCAAGGCAGCCAGCCGGTCGATGTGCCCCAGTCCTGCCTGGATAGCCAGTCAGCCAACATCCTTGAGTCCCGGCAGGATATCCAAAAGGTCGATATGCCCCAGTCTCAGtggagcagccaggtgggtgtgAACCAGGAATTCCCACAAAGAAGCCAGCAGCCGACAGATGATGAATTTCCCTACAGAAGCAACATAAGTACTGTGGAAAGCCAAATCCAGCAACCGGGAGAGTCTGAAAGCAAAGGGACTTTAGAGAGTTTATCATATACAGAAGGTGAAGATGAAGCTCTTCAGACATACAGCATAATTTCCCTGGAAGATGGGATCTGGCTGAACAGAAAGACTGGCAAGCTGCTGATCAGCCACTGTCAGCAGACCAGCGTAACCTCTTTTTTGATCCTGGGCAAAGCAGCTCGAGAAGACTATAGAGATGCAGCTGAAGAACACTCAAGGTCACCGAAATCTGATCCAGAGGAATGTGAAGGACCAGAAGCAGAAATGCAGCCACAATCTCGTTGTGGTAGCCAAGTGAGCTCAGGCCAAGTATCTCGCCATGGCAGCCACCCCACCCAATGTAATTCATCGTATCATAGCCTTCCGCCCCCTTGGCGAGAAGACCTGCAGGGTCCTGAAGAAGCAGAGAAGGTGCTTTGTTCTACACTAAGCCGGGCTACCCTGGCCAGCATTGGCTCATCCCTAACGTACGTAGATGCAGAGGAGGACTTCTTGCCCACTTACAACACTGTCTCCATTGCAGAGGGAAGCTGGGTCAACATTAAAACCGGCAAGATGCTGATATCTCAGTGTCTGCAGACGGAGGAGTCTTCTTTCCATAAGCCTGAAGACACCTTTCAGGTATTCCGGTACACTAGCTATATCTCTGAACCAGACCTGAGTGCCGTTCCTGATATGGGAAGGCGTAATAGTTCACTTGAGAGCTTGTGA